Proteins encoded in a region of the Cygnus olor isolate bCygOlo1 chromosome 4, bCygOlo1.pri.v2, whole genome shotgun sequence genome:
- the SHROOM3 gene encoding protein Shroom3 isoform X1 — MRMLDNINTGISSSEPSIARKGRYIYLEALLQGGAPWGFTLKGGLEHGEPLIISKIEEGGKADSLPSKLQAGDEVVNINEVELSSSRREAISLVKGSYKKLKLVVRRDTHAAKGCTNLSPSPLRPDRVSTDFQPSKTAWSGGVKLRLKTRRSETPGRPHSWHSTKLAENQPDPSMMQISQGTLGIPWHQSYHSSSSTSDLSGYEHGYLRRSPDQYSSQGSMESLEHSSPGYHPCHLSPAKSTNSIDQLSHLHSKRDSAYSSFSTNSSIPEYPAPPFSKEHSCSTDSMHSRGGLQEGMRQADIRYVKTVYDAQRGISEEYEVKSSALLPSCEARASLDGRSHGRLHGFSRNNAAPSWAQPAQGSSDSESQPPKGPPLPPARSDSYAAIRHHERPSSCSGLDLNKSGRTQPKGAWPPLVSTLSQGPLLKSHFGEGHLHTVVEKSPESSPTVKPKQSYSQPGQPLLPTGVYPVPSPEPHYAQVPQPSTSNNGTVYPALAKESGYSPSLPVSYDKGAASSTLGFDENGNQSTANRSTIFYQPLAAERKHDATAKLVQQKPPNAAGPEVYLSTSRKEELFSPYKVAHSSRDSTSTAQASKHSLQAPQPQPRDAGERRSPYQPREDWVAESQEDKNGNTQINERDAAAHHQWGHSKAKQYGFSSLQNIAESARRQSSSEVKETQPGEGYSNTKLSFLNSGSKEEKDQRGQGPKQWSDADPQAFARQEEEGASVAPFHAAEPKYEEPPSPQHQKTSDFGRSRLSSSSTQSAPYGKPDPIKSRCSVLEKVSKFEQREQSTHRPHSAGVPSFGQHYGPSRVSQPSGTKCSLNSLEDTRSKLSSREPIQLLGELGRVSSPSVRNGNSDEAHWHSVELQMAASAKQTRSSEYYSPSPENEVQTRAAQLPRSKSTFQLGGEPEKEVLWKDNIQDAHGSQLDTPFNRAYRNSIKDAQSRVLRATSFRRISPPFGSTPKRTTQRPASAHVGMRSTATSPHTPKERHSVTPTEGSLSALDYTKTQHVLRIGGRKRLTAEQKKRSYSEPDKMNEVGISDGEPSPFSFQKKSLHFVFPENTVADRRKIFEREGKASSTASLSKPELKQLQQNALADYIERKTGKRLSSQDVGLLRERSHSSYLQSGGPDSQSLSSASSMNSLQDQNLYRRRESVERIGRTGRMSSTLPPGLMGCFDVSGDEQKKGHREGLVTSRPKTDRCWDYRAKTELTKGTQTDPLGLQGQPCFGKQEQGFETPSTRKSGKSVSVEDLLDRYDNQQRKVCVPVHTRSRSSPTADKKHQDLLRRESSEFGAMVRDPFYVISAGARSFSKKERSHSEKMAFPSYYPHPLHGSEVATRSSTVTESHKTSESSRQDIRTSAFVPSPTEARSHYPEQKQGFKPMFLPLNPYASGRSSPTTPTQTPSDFLTAEDGQALRQHHAKRDALPPESSGTTQAQSLDAVQDRSPESPAEEIMWRRKAGLLHRSLPAKVIWAHSVKENSSPPALVSPPAAGPKFSQRWQSLPTQSSTSSDPETPSPQGTTHLRISESCLQLTPPPLLQDDEDDEVFVMSSQPGVIPPPFSPPPPPLLPPELRSCTSVNGTEEFPPPPPRVALEGYGAAGDKSTRLPEEDKVSSFRSFPKALAKREITGLGTNISEKNWSFSSPASKRTSSPPAVDKQHQLPASSEGPQSSDRQPTTQPDSNHREPAVNTGESEKGSPDSGTLSTAPPVKTKKKSPEDLKSEALAKEIVHKDKSLADILDPDSKMKTTMDLMEGLFPSGTSLLKENNMKRKMTQKKSSRTAAEDNTREEKEAPVTLVTCPAYYNVSAPKAELLNKIKDLPEEAGEEEELLDINEKKAELIGSLTHKLEVLKEAKEGLLADIKMNNALGEEVELLISELCKPNEFDKYKMFIGDLDKVVNLLLSLSGRLARVENVLSSLGENANSEERSSLNEKRKLLAGQHEDARELKENLDRRERVVLEILGNYLSEEQLQDYQHFVKMKSALLIEQRELDDKIKLGQEQLKCLMESLPTDFTPRDATAAAALAAALATSAGVGGKTLPVVSSSL; from the exons CTCCTCGACCAGCGATCTCTCTGGTTACGAGCATGGCTATCTGAGGAGAAGTCCTGACCAATACAGTTCCCAGGGCAGCATGGAAAGCCTGGAGCACTCCTCCCCTGGCTACCACCCTTGTCACCTGTCCCCAGCCAAATCCACCAACAGCATCGACCAGCTCTCCCACCTCCACAGCAAGAGAGACTCAGCCTACAGCTCCTTCTCCACCAACTCCAGCATCCCTGAGTACCCCGCTCCACCGTTCAGCAAGGAGCACTCCTGCTCCACAGACAGCATGCACTCCCGGGGCGGCCTGCAGGAGGGGATGAGGCAGGCTGACATCAGGTACGTCAAGACAGTCTACGACGCCCAGCGAGGGATCTCCGAGGAGTACGAGGTGAAATCCTCTGCCTTGCTTCCCAGCTGCGAGGCCCGGGCCTCGCTGGACGGTCGCAGCCATGGCAGGCTCCACGGCTTCAGCCGGAACAatgcagctccctcctgggCGCAGCCAGCCCAGGGCTCCTCGGACAGTGAGAGCCAGCCCCCCAAGGGACCTCCCTTGCCTCCTGCTCGCAGCGACAGCTATGCAGCCATCAGGCATCACGAGAGGCCCAGCTCATGCTCCGGCCTTGATCTGAACAAATCCGGCCGAACTCAGCCAAAAGGGGCCTGGCCTCCGCTTGTCAGCACCCTCTCCCAGGGGCCGCTGCTCAAGAGCCACTTTGGAGAAGGGCACTTGCACACGGTGGTGGAGAAGAGCCCGGAAAGCAGCCCCACAGTGAAGCCCAAGCAGAGCTATTCCCAGCccgggcagcccctgctgcctACAGGGGTCTACCCGGTGCCTTCCCCAGAGCCACACTACGCCCAGGTGCCCCAGCCTTCCACAAGCAATAACGGGACGGTTTATCCAGCTCTGGCCAAAGAAAGTGGCTACTCTCCGTCTCTTCCCGTCTCATACGACAAaggtgcagccagcagcacgcTGGGCTTTGATGAGAATGGAAACCAAAGCACTGCAAACAGATCGACCATCTTCTACCAGCCCCTGGCCGCTGAGAGAAAGCACGATGCCACAGCTAAGCTTGTCCAGCAAAAACCTCCTAACGCAGCAGGCCCAGAAGTCTACCTGAGCACATCGAGGAAGGAGGAGTTGTTTTCACCTTACAAGGTGGCGCACAGCAGCCGAGACAGCACAAGTACTGCCCAGGCCTCCAAACACAGTTTGCaagccccgcagccccagccgAGGGATGCTGGTGAGAGAAGAAGCCCTTACCAGCCCAGAGAGGACTGGGTGGCTGAGTCCCAGGAGGACAAAAATGGCAACACGCAGATAAACGAGAGAGACGCTGCCGCTCACCACCAGTGGGGTCACAGCAAGGCCAAGCAGTACGGCTTCTCCTCCTTGCAGAACATCGCAGAGAGCGCCAGGAGGCAAAGCAGCTCTGAGGTAAAGGAGACACAGCCGGGTGAGGGTTATTCCAACACCAAGCTGTCCTTCTTGAACAGCGGCAGCAAAGAGGAGAAGGATCAGAGGGGACAGGGGCCCAAACAGTGGAGTGACGCAGACCCGCAGGCCTTTGcgaggcaggaggaagagggcGCGAGCGTGGCCCCGTTCCATGCTGCCGAGCCAAAATACGAAGAGCCCCCTTCGCCGCAGCACCAGAAAACCTCTGATTTTGGGAGGAGCCGGCTCAGTTCTAGCAGCACCCAGAGTGCTCCCTACGGAAAACCAGACCCCATCAAGTCCCGCTGCTCTGTACTGGAGAAGGTCAGCAAGTTTGAGCAGCGAGAGCAAAGCACTCACCGGCCCCACAGTGCCGGCGTTCCCAGCTTCGGCCAGCACTACGGGCCCAGCAGGGTGAGCCAGCCCTCCGGCACAAAGTGCTCTCTGAACAGCCTGGAGGACACGCGCAGCAAGCTCAGCTCCCGTGAGCCCATCCAGCTGCtcggggagctgggcagggtCTCCAGCCCCTCTGTCAGGAATGGGAATTCGGACGAGGCTCACTGGCACTCCGTGGAGCTGCAGATGGCAGCTTCGGCGAAGCAGACGAGGTCCAGCGAATACTACAGCCCGTCTCCTGAAAATGAGGTGCAAACAAGGGCAGCTCAGCTGCCGCGGAGCAAAAGCACGTTCCAGCTGGGAGGGGAGCCTGAGAAGGAAGTCCTCTGGAAGGATAACATCCAGGATGCCCACGGGTCGCAGCTGGACACACCGTTCAACAGGGCCTACAGGAACAGCATTAAAGACGCTCAGTCCCGGGTGCTGAGGGCCACCTCCTTCCGCCGCATCAGCCCCCCCTTTGGGAGCACACCCAAGAGGACAACCCAGCGGCCTGCCTCGGCCCACGTGGGCATGAGGAGCACAGCAACATCTCCCCACACCCCGAAGGAGAGGCACAGCGTGACGCCGACGGAAGGCAGCCTCTCTGCCCTCGACTACACCAAGACACAGCACGTCTTGCGCATCGGGGGCCGGAAGCGGCTGACCGCGGAGCAGAAGAAGCGGTCTTACTCGGAGCCAGACAAGATGAACGAGGTGGGCATCTCCGATGGGGAGCCGTCGCCTTTCTCCTTCCAGAAGAAAAGCCTCCATTTTGTCTTCCCAGAGAACACAGTGGCTGACAGGCGTAAGATCTTTGAAAGGGAGGGCAAAGCTTCTTCCACGGCCAGCCTCTCTAAGCCCGAGCTcaagcagctccagcagaaCGCCCTCGCTGACTACATCGAGCGCAAAACAGGGAAGCGGCTGTCCTCGCAGGATGTCGGGCTGCTCAGGGAGCGCTCCCACAGCTCCTACCTGCAGTCAGGCGGCCCAGACAGCCAGAGcctttcctctgcctccagcaTGAATTCCCTCCAGGACCAGAACCTCTATCGCCGCAGAGAGTCGGTAGAGCGGATAGGCAGGACGGGGCGGATGTCTTCTACCCTTCCTCCCGGGCTCATGGGCTGCTTCGATGTGAGCGGAGATGAGCAGAAGAAAGGGCACCGGGAAGGCTTGGTCACGAGCCGACCCAAAACAGACAGGTGCTGGGATTACAGGGCCAAAACGGAGCTCACCAAAGGCACGCAGACAGACCCTCTGGGCCTGCAGGGCCAGCCTTGCTTTgggaagcaggagcagggcttcGAAACACCCTCCACCAGGAAATCTGGGAAATCAGTGTCTGTGGAAGATTTGCTCGACAGGTACGACAATCAGCAGAGGAAGGTGTGTGTCCCCGTGCACACGCGTTCCAGATCGTCTCCCACAGCGGATAAGAAACACCAG GACCTGCTGAGAAGGGAAAGCAGTGAATTTGGCGCCATGGTGAGAGATCCTTTCTACGTGATCAGCGCAGGAGCCAG GTCtttcagcaagaaagaaagaagccacTCTGAAAAAATGGCGTTTCCAAGTTATTATCCCCATCCACTCCATGGTAGCGAGGTTGCCACCAGGTCCTCCACAGTGACCGAGAGCCATAAGACCTCAGAATCTTCCAGGCAAGATATCAGGACTTCTGCATTTGTCCCATCTCCAACAGAGGCAAGGAGTCATTATCCAGAGCAAAAGCAAGGCTTTAAACCCATGTTCCTTCCTCTTAATCCATATGCATCCGGCCGGTCCTCACCTACTACGCCCACACAGACTCCCTCAGACTTTCTGACTGCAGAGGATGGCCAGGCTCTGAGACAGCACCATGCCAAACGAGATGCTCTTCCCCCTGAGAGCAGTGGTACTACACAGGCACAGTCTCTGGATGCTGTTCAGGATAGATCCCCTGAGTCTCCTGCAGAAGAAATCatgtggagaagaaaagcagggctgctgcacagATCCCTCCCAGCCAAGGTGATATGGGCTCATTCAGTCAAAGAAAACAGCTCACCACCTGCTCTGGtgtctcctccagcagctgggccaAAGTTCTCCCAGAGGTGGCAGTCCCTTCCGACACAGAGCAGCACTTCTTCTGACCCAGAGACTCCTTCTCCCCAGGGGACAACCCACCTCCGGATCTCGGAGTCGTGCCTGCAGCTCACGCCCCCGCCATTGCTGCAGGACGATGAAGACGACGAGGTGTTTGTCATGTCTTCCCAGCCCGGGGTCATCCCTCCACCCTTCTCACCCCCACCGCcaccccttcttcctcctgagCTGAGGTCTTGCACTTCTGTGAATGGCACAGAGGAattcccacctcctcccccacGGGTGGCACTTGAGGGGTATGGGGCAGCTGGAGACAAATCCACCAGGCTCCCAGAGGAGGACAAAGTGAG CAGCTTCAGAAGCTTTCCCAAAGCCCTGGCCAAGAGGGAGATAACAGGGTTGGGCACGAATATCAGTGAAAAGAATTGGTCCTTCTCATCGCCTGCATCAAAGAGGACTAGTTCTCCACCTGCTGTGGATAAGCAGCACCAGTTACCTGCTTCTTCTGAAGGGCCTCAAAGCTCTGATAGACAGCCCACAACTCAACCTGATAGCAACCACAGAGAGCCAGCAGTTAACACCGGAGAGTCAGAAAAGGGCAGCCCAGACTCCGGGACactcagcacagctcctccggtgaagacaaagaaaaagagccCAGAGGATCTTAAGTCAGAGGCTCTAGCGAAGGAGATCGTCCATAAAGACAAGTCTCTGGCTGATATCCTGGATCCAGACTCCAAAATGAAGACAACCATGGACTTAATGGAAGGGCTTTTCCCTAGTGGAACCAGCTTGCTGAAGGAGAACAacatgaaaaggaagatgacaCAGAAGAAATCtagcaggacagcagcagaagaTAACAC gagagaagaaaaggaagctcCTGTAACTCTGGTCACCTGCCCTGCTTATTACAATGTTTCAGCACCCAAAGCAGAACTGCTGAATAAAATCAAAGACTTGCCAGAAGaagcaggggaggaagaggagctgctggaCATCAATGAGAAGAAG GCTGAGCTCATCGGGAGCTTGACCCACAAACTGGAAGTCCTGAAGGAAGCCAAGGAAGGCCTGCTTGCAGACATTAAGATGAATAATGCTCTTGGAGAGGAGGTGGAGCTGTTGATCAGCGAGCTATGCAAACCAAACGAGTTTGACAAATACAAGATGTTCATTGGCGATTTAGATAAGGTGGTGAacctcctgctctccctctcAGGACGCCTGGCCCGGGTTGAGAATGTTCTGAGTAGCTTAGGGGAAAATGCCAACAGTGAAGAGCGG AGTTCTCTGAACGAGAAGAGGAAACTGCTGGCTGGCCAGCACGAAGACGCCCGGGAACTGAAGGAAAACCTTGACCGTCGAGAACGGGTGGTCTTGGAGATCCTGGGCAACTACCTCTCTGAGGAGCAGCTCCAGGACTACCAGCACTTTGTAAAGATGAAGTCCGCACTCCTCATAGAGCAGCGAGAGCTAGACGATAAAATCAAACTGGGTCAGGAACAGCTCAAGTGCCTGATGGAAAGCCTCCCCACAGACTTCACACCCAGGGATGCAACGGCAGCAGCTGCCCTAGCTGCAGCACTTGCTACCTCCGCCGGGGTCGGTGGTAAAACGCTTCCAGTGGTCTCATCCTCACTCTAA